One Candidatus Hepatobacter penaei DNA window includes the following coding sequences:
- a CDS encoding sulfatase-like hydrolase/transferase gives MTPSYQNLWHRVTSRVSWQHFWMGLWLASWPVAVFLSANVGRLFSFGDLFLFYSLIAALCCLGLFVVGARERIALWGMVGFVLFFSFRDICDFPDHHWPSLMLYLETVHLKMVYVYLFFCAVILAFVWHFLRYTGFQRFLRYSLVSLPFLPWAETLWHAWPSREGRPLLDSMPDIVFKKKPNVYFLMIDGYPREDTLRHVLGGAQGLGTTLKRYGFFVASQSTSNYHFTAASLSSELMMSYHHSEKKFFDDHLFFLYPIVGDNRVVHVFKNHGYDFVFAPSGVLGEMACWGKEDVCLTKNSASEMKHCLIGLTPLACVPMKHVYSEPSRVEVFLKKRLRASGPQKPFFILAHFMQVHDNTVTQDGVSLVKPDHVVVDKPSIDRAHRACQQFDQKIEQLVRTIQKDDPEALIVINSDHGLLMKLDAAMSRKERRHFWMMSRTQYGADDLRQRMNNLIAVYIPAFRSAPGRYHRYFYDDMTPVNIWRCIFSYLSGGKVPLLKDRNFLALFDESRRKYYIREEVTHVVKPQP, from the coding sequence ATGACGCCTTCTTATCAAAATCTGTGGCACAGGGTGACGTCAAGGGTGTCTTGGCAACATTTCTGGATGGGGCTTTGGCTGGCTTCATGGCCGGTGGCCGTTTTTTTGTCAGCCAATGTGGGACGGTTATTTTCTTTTGGTGATCTCTTTTTATTTTATAGTCTCATCGCCGCTTTATGTTGCTTAGGCCTCTTTGTTGTAGGGGCGCGCGAGCGCATAGCTCTTTGGGGGATGGTGGGGTTTGTCTTGTTTTTTTCTTTTAGAGATATATGTGACTTTCCGGATCATCACTGGCCTTCTCTTATGCTTTATCTGGAAACAGTCCATCTCAAAATGGTCTATGTCTATCTCTTCTTTTGTGCGGTGATTTTGGCGTTTGTGTGGCACTTTTTAAGGTATACGGGCTTTCAGCGCTTTTTGCGCTATAGCTTGGTGTCCCTTCCTTTTTTACCTTGGGCTGAAACCCTTTGGCATGCGTGGCCGTCACGAGAGGGGCGGCCGCTGCTAGACTCCATGCCCGATATTGTTTTCAAGAAAAAACCAAATGTCTATTTTTTGATGATTGACGGCTATCCACGGGAAGACACGCTTCGCCACGTGCTTGGCGGCGCTCAGGGCCTGGGGACAACACTGAAACGCTATGGGTTTTTTGTGGCGTCTCAATCAACGTCTAACTATCACTTCACAGCAGCCTCTTTGAGCTCAGAGCTTATGATGTCGTATCATCACTCAGAAAAGAAGTTTTTTGATGATCATCTTTTTTTCTTGTATCCCATCGTTGGTGACAATCGGGTTGTTCACGTGTTTAAAAACCATGGCTATGACTTTGTGTTTGCACCTTCAGGTGTTCTTGGGGAGATGGCGTGCTGGGGAAAGGAAGATGTCTGCCTCACCAAAAATAGTGCAAGTGAAATGAAGCATTGTTTGATAGGGCTCACACCTTTGGCCTGTGTGCCCATGAAACACGTGTATTCAGAGCCATCCCGTGTTGAGGTTTTTTTGAAAAAACGTCTTCGCGCGTCTGGGCCACAAAAACCCTTTTTTATACTGGCTCATTTTATGCAAGTGCATGATAATACTGTGACCCAAGACGGCGTCTCTCTCGTGAAACCTGATCATGTTGTGGTGGACAAGCCCTCCATAGATCGTGCGCACCGTGCGTGTCAACAGTTTGATCAAAAGATTGAACAGCTTGTGAGAACCATTCAGAAGGATGATCCTGAAGCGTTAATTGTGATCAATAGCGATCATGGGCTGCTCATGAAACTTGATGCCGCTATGTCAAGGAAAGAGCGTAGGCATTTCTGGATGATGTCGCGTACACAGTATGGAGCGGATGACCTAAGACAGCGTATGAATAATTTGATTGCCGTTTACATTCCAGCCTTCAGGTCGGCGCCTGGGCGATATCACCGGTATTTTTATGATGATATGACGCCGGTTAACATATGGCGATGCATTTTTTCCTATCTTTCAGGTGGTAAGGTGCCTCTTTTGAAGGATCGGAACTTTCTGGCGCTTTTTGACGAAAGCAGGAGAAAGTATTATATTAGGGAGGAAGTCACGCACGTTGTAAAGCCTCAGCCTTAA
- a CDS encoding DegT/DnrJ/EryC1/StrS family aminotransferase, translating into MASYHRVRHAVGVASGTDALILALNALGIGEGDEVITVSHTALATVAAVLAVGAVPVCVDIEPDFYTLDPHHIEAVLSSKTKAIMPVHLYGQPCDMEAICFLAKKHGLKVIEDCAQAVGATYEGKKIGTWGDVACMSFYPTKNLGALGDGGAVLTQDDVIADRIKRARQYGWNQERMGQEPGRVSRLDEMQAAILSVKLHHFEEDQAERRALASSYHEALQASCLRLPVVREGGLHAWHLYVVQASNRDALRQTWSQQGVHAGVHYALPAHHHPGYKQKIRLAQEALVHTDKAASRVLSLPLYTGLSDKDLARVLTVVSQ; encoded by the coding sequence TTGGCCTCTTATCATAGGGTGCGGCATGCTGTGGGTGTGGCCAGTGGTACGGATGCCTTGATTTTAGCCCTCAACGCCTTGGGGATTGGTGAAGGAGATGAGGTGATTACCGTGAGTCACACGGCTCTTGCGACCGTGGCCGCCGTGTTGGCTGTGGGAGCTGTGCCTGTGTGTGTGGACATTGAACCAGATTTTTATACACTGGACCCCCATCATATTGAAGCGGTCCTGTCCTCTAAGACAAAGGCGATCATGCCCGTTCATCTTTATGGGCAGCCCTGTGATATGGAGGCCATTTGCTTTCTGGCCAAAAAGCATGGCCTTAAGGTTATTGAAGATTGTGCACAAGCTGTGGGCGCCACCTATGAAGGCAAGAAAATAGGTACATGGGGAGACGTGGCTTGTATGAGCTTTTATCCCACCAAGAATTTGGGGGCCTTGGGTGATGGGGGGGCTGTGCTCACGCAAGATGATGTGATCGCGGATAGAATAAAACGGGCACGCCAATATGGATGGAACCAAGAACGTATGGGCCAGGAGCCGGGTCGTGTATCTCGTTTAGATGAAATGCAAGCTGCTATTTTAAGTGTGAAGCTTCATCATTTTGAGGAAGATCAGGCTGAACGTCGGGCGTTAGCCTCGTCTTACCATGAAGCATTGCAAGCGTCTTGTTTAAGATTGCCTGTTGTAAGGGAAGGCGGGTTACATGCGTGGCACCTTTATGTGGTGCAAGCCTCGAATCGTGATGCGTTGCGTCAGACATGGTCTCAACAAGGGGTCCATGCTGGTGTTCATTACGCATTGCCCGCGCATCACCATCCCGGATACAAGCAAAAGATTCGTCTTGCTCAAGAGGCACTTGTGCATACGGATAAGGCGGCTTCACGTGTACTTAGCCTGCCCCTCTATACAGGGTTATCAGATAAAGATCTGGCGCGTGTGTTGACGGTTGTTTCACAGTGA
- a CDS encoding sugar 3,4-ketoisomerase gives MRDVSWITFSQKTRDGASLGVYASPDVPFSIARVFVISADKACERGCHAHKVCTQLLVCLKGRCCVAVDDGHVRQKYILDSLGRGLLLPPTIWAEQSYEKDSVLMVLADYPYDESDYIREYRDYLSFRQGVSSHG, from the coding sequence GTGCGTGATGTTTCTTGGATTACTTTTTCACAGAAAACAAGAGACGGTGCATCTCTTGGTGTGTATGCATCGCCTGATGTACCGTTTTCTATAGCCAGGGTTTTTGTTATTTCAGCTGACAAAGCGTGTGAAAGAGGATGCCATGCTCATAAAGTGTGCACGCAGCTTCTTGTGTGTCTTAAAGGTCGTTGTTGTGTGGCTGTTGATGATGGGCACGTGCGTCAGAAATATATTCTTGATTCTTTAGGACGGGGGCTTTTATTACCGCCTACAATATGGGCTGAACAATCTTATGAAAAAGACAGCGTTCTTATGGTGCTGGCTGACTATCCTTATGATGAGTCAGACTATATAAGAGAATATAGGGACTACCTCTCTTTTCGTCAGGGTGTATCATCACATGGATAA
- a CDS encoding class I SAM-dependent methyltransferase, with the protein MSFGKMPLANAFTKPEHLKDEYFFELAPGFCTSCFTFQLMEQPDPSHMFHDHYAFFSGTSQHMARHFEAMANDLRTFLTDQQDPLVVELGSNDGIMLQHFARLGVRHVGVEPSENVVQVARDKGIQTVCAFFNPQTAEDIRKQHGPAQVISAANVMCHIPNMQGVAKAVDHLLAKEGVFVFEDPYLGSMIEKTSYDQLYDAHVYIFSVHAVHHIFASVGLTLFHVEPQPTHGGSMRYYLCRTGQHPRRETVDHYLHREKEQGLTSLATFRQFRQACEQNRADFRAMLQAFQSQGKRVVGYAAAAKSTTVLNYCDIGPDLIEYIADTTPIKQGTVTPGMHIPVRSFEGFYDNPPDVAVLFAWNHAKEIFAKEKHFLERGGQWLLFRPHVHKLTA; encoded by the coding sequence ATGTCTTTTGGCAAGATGCCGTTGGCCAATGCTTTTACCAAGCCTGAGCATCTGAAGGATGAGTATTTTTTTGAACTCGCGCCTGGTTTTTGCACATCTTGTTTCACGTTTCAGTTGATGGAGCAACCGGATCCTTCTCACATGTTTCATGACCACTATGCGTTTTTCTCAGGCACCTCTCAGCATATGGCGCGGCATTTTGAGGCCATGGCCAATGATTTGCGCACGTTTTTAACGGATCAACAAGATCCCCTTGTGGTGGAGTTGGGCAGTAATGATGGCATTATGTTGCAGCATTTTGCACGCCTCGGGGTTCGTCACGTGGGCGTAGAGCCTTCTGAGAATGTGGTGCAGGTGGCCCGAGATAAAGGCATTCAGACGGTGTGTGCTTTTTTTAACCCTCAAACAGCTGAAGACATCCGGAAACAACATGGACCTGCGCAAGTTATTTCTGCAGCTAACGTGATGTGTCATATTCCTAATATGCAAGGTGTAGCCAAGGCGGTGGATCATCTGCTGGCAAAAGAAGGGGTGTTTGTGTTTGAAGATCCCTACCTAGGTTCTATGATTGAAAAAACATCTTATGACCAGTTGTATGATGCGCACGTATATATCTTTAGTGTCCATGCTGTGCATCACATTTTTGCATCTGTGGGGCTCACGCTTTTTCATGTGGAGCCGCAACCCACCCATGGTGGCAGTATGCGTTACTATCTATGCAGAACCGGTCAGCACCCACGTCGCGAAACGGTAGATCACTATCTTCATCGTGAAAAAGAGCAGGGACTTACATCCCTAGCAACCTTTCGTCAGTTTCGTCAAGCGTGTGAACAGAACCGTGCCGATTTCCGAGCGATGCTCCAGGCGTTTCAATCTCAAGGCAAGCGGGTGGTTGGCTATGCAGCTGCAGCCAAGAGCACGACAGTTCTTAATTATTGCGATATTGGCCCTGACTTGATTGAATACATTGCCGACACAACACCCATCAAACAGGGAACTGTGACACCAGGCATGCATATTCCTGTGCGCAGTTTTGAGGGTTTTTATGACAATCCACCTGATGTGGCTGTGCTTTTTGCCTGGAATCATGCAAAAGAAATTTTTGCAAAAGAAAAACATTTTTTAGAAAGGGGAGGGCAATGGTTGCTATTCAGACCCCATGTGCACAAACTGACGGCGTAG
- a CDS encoding glycosyltransferase family 2 protein, translated as MLAPMKDQENPSLVTIGLLTYNNEDTLVRALESLVHQDYTAKELVIIDDVSTDRTYDICQSYAQQYGFIRLFRNEKNVGCFQNLEHLLQKVKGDFFLWACPDDAYDLDFLSACVGAMHKDVIMATSAVKVLYDDDRVITCSYHELTKSNSFWRMAKMIVKTQDSNGERVYYNSILHTLMRTEFLDKIYNVHQLFCCEELWVINALIWGRVAYVDHVLVKKYESTVSYEIRNPHYHKAVSNPFARLFHATAYLFVFLWKSMPLQKKWRYVQAFYLVIAYRLPHLALLAIKGRLLHLDALLFSSWGHKMYQKMGWSRHAKKNV; from the coding sequence TTGTTAGCGCCTATGAAAGACCAGGAAAACCCATCTCTCGTCACCATCGGGTTATTGACCTATAATAATGAAGATACGCTGGTGCGCGCCCTGGAAAGCTTGGTGCATCAAGATTATACCGCTAAAGAGCTTGTGATCATAGATGATGTCTCCACAGATCGCACCTATGACATCTGTCAATCCTATGCTCAGCAGTATGGGTTTATCCGCCTTTTTCGTAACGAAAAAAATGTGGGGTGCTTTCAAAATCTTGAGCACTTATTGCAGAAAGTTAAGGGCGACTTTTTTCTGTGGGCCTGCCCCGATGATGCGTATGATCTAGACTTCTTGAGTGCGTGCGTGGGCGCTATGCATAAGGACGTGATCATGGCCACATCAGCTGTGAAGGTTCTTTACGATGATGACCGTGTGATAACCTGTTCCTATCATGAACTTACAAAAAGCAATTCCTTTTGGCGTATGGCTAAGATGATTGTGAAAACACAAGATAGTAATGGTGAGCGTGTTTATTATAACTCTATCTTACACACTCTTATGCGCACGGAGTTTCTTGACAAGATCTATAATGTCCATCAGCTTTTTTGCTGTGAAGAGCTTTGGGTTATTAACGCCTTAATATGGGGGCGTGTTGCGTATGTGGATCATGTTTTAGTTAAGAAATACGAATCTACGGTTTCTTATGAGATTCGTAATCCTCATTATCACAAAGCTGTGAGCAACCCTTTTGCGAGGTTGTTTCATGCCACGGCCTATCTGTTTGTTTTTCTTTGGAAATCCATGCCGCTCCAAAAAAAGTGGCGTTATGTGCAGGCGTTTTATCTGGTGATTGCATACAGATTGCCTCATCTTGCGCTTTTGGCTATCAAAGGAAGACTCCTTCATTTGGATGCATTACTTTTTTCTTCTTGGGGTCATAAAATGTATCAGAAAATGGGTTGGTCGCGTCATGCTAAGAAAAACGTGTAG
- a CDS encoding NAD-dependent epimerase/dehydratase family protein yields MDTKRGVWFLMAFRFLVTGALGHIGSSLIRYLPECFPSSEIVMLDDLSTQRYASLFHLPQKGCYRFIEARVQDASLKDIIKNVDVVFHLAALTDAAGTAGEPDRVWHNNMGATKALINACLAWDKVMIFPSSTSVYGSQSQKVDETCNDLVPQSPYAQCKIEEEGMMHKAFAQGLKGTICRLGTIYGFSPGMRFHTAVNKFCWQAVMGQEITVWKTAFDQRRPYLDVQDAVKGLCHIVQHTLFDGMIYNLVTHNHTVRDVFETIRQHVPSLKVAFVTNRIMNQLSYDVSHARFQETGFTFSGNLNQGIQDTIHALINANRFIA; encoded by the coding sequence ATGGATACAAAGCGAGGCGTGTGGTTTTTGATGGCCTTTCGTTTTCTTGTGACCGGTGCTTTGGGCCACATTGGTTCATCATTGATCCGGTATCTCCCCGAATGCTTTCCCTCTTCTGAGATTGTTATGTTAGATGACCTTTCTACACAGCGTTATGCCAGCCTTTTTCACCTTCCTCAAAAGGGCTGTTACCGCTTCATAGAAGCGCGTGTCCAAGATGCGTCGCTAAAAGATATCATCAAAAATGTGGATGTTGTGTTTCATCTAGCCGCTCTCACAGATGCTGCTGGAACAGCAGGTGAACCAGATCGCGTGTGGCATAACAACATGGGGGCCACAAAAGCGTTGATCAATGCATGTCTTGCGTGGGACAAGGTGATGATTTTTCCCTCATCTACAAGTGTTTATGGATCACAAAGTCAGAAGGTGGATGAAACATGTAATGATCTTGTGCCGCAAAGCCCCTATGCGCAGTGTAAAATTGAAGAAGAAGGCATGATGCACAAGGCTTTTGCGCAAGGGTTAAAAGGCACCATTTGCCGCCTGGGAACCATTTATGGGTTTTCCCCGGGTATGAGATTTCATACAGCTGTCAATAAGTTTTGCTGGCAAGCCGTGATGGGACAAGAGATCACAGTGTGGAAAACAGCTTTCGATCAAAGACGCCCTTATTTAGATGTCCAAGATGCGGTAAAAGGCTTGTGCCATATTGTGCAGCACACCTTGTTTGATGGGATGATTTACAACCTTGTAACCCATAATCACACAGTACGCGATGTGTTTGAAACGATCAGGCAGCACGTACCTTCTTTGAAGGTTGCGTTCGTCACTAATCGTATTATGAATCAATTATCTTACGATGTATCTCATGCCCGTTTTCAAGAAACGGGATTTACCTTTTCAGGTAACCTTAATCAGGGCATTCAAGACACCATTCACGCGCTTATCAACGCCAATCGTTTCATTGCTTAG
- a CDS encoding methyltransferase, TIGR04325 family, with translation MFIKKESQGCPLTSVWEGVFASFEEAGGDKDAFESEIWLTKQKKKILDAYAAYKNGTGFFPTTISKESPLALLISCLLTKRSDAKKVLIFDVGGSMGGHYLELLAKVPCAEKEVLYHIVEGAATLRHVPHDVRAMPSLSFSEKVGDVASCDVLHIGSTLQYIEDWSSFLKRLLQTSPTYCVFSDLMVGEGPSFVSHQLFYDKKIPVQFLCFQDVHSFMNDAGYELTYQSFFQADVFGSSILPMKHLPQDKQIPFAKNLIFAKK, from the coding sequence ATGTTTATAAAAAAAGAAAGCCAAGGGTGTCCCCTCACAAGCGTGTGGGAAGGCGTGTTTGCTTCGTTTGAAGAGGCTGGTGGCGATAAAGATGCGTTTGAGTCAGAGATATGGCTTACCAAACAGAAGAAAAAAATCCTTGATGCTTATGCTGCTTACAAAAATGGCACGGGTTTTTTCCCTACAACCATTTCTAAAGAAAGCCCTCTGGCTCTCTTAATATCGTGCTTGCTTACCAAAAGATCTGACGCCAAAAAAGTGTTGATTTTCGATGTGGGGGGCAGCATGGGTGGACATTATCTTGAGCTTTTGGCCAAGGTGCCCTGTGCGGAAAAAGAGGTTCTTTACCATATTGTGGAGGGCGCTGCCACACTTAGGCATGTGCCTCATGACGTTCGGGCTATGCCCTCTCTTTCTTTTTCAGAAAAGGTGGGTGATGTGGCGAGCTGTGACGTTTTACATATAGGAAGCACACTACAGTATATCGAAGATTGGTCTTCCTTTTTGAAGCGTCTTTTGCAAACATCTCCTACCTATTGCGTGTTTTCTGACCTTATGGTGGGAGAGGGGCCGTCTTTTGTGAGTCATCAGCTTTTTTATGACAAAAAAATTCCAGTTCAGTTTTTATGTTTTCAGGATGTTCATTCTTTCATGAATGATGCGGGTTATGAGCTAACGTATCAGTCGTTTTTTCAGGCTGATGTCTTTGGGTCTTCTATACTGCCTATGAAACACCTCCCTCAAGACAAACAAATTCCTTTTGCAAAGAATCTTATTTTTGCCAAAAAGTAA
- a CDS encoding class I SAM-dependent methyltransferase, whose amino-acid sequence MSVALSFHPSSFRDPEGRLFIDGQNVKRKVFSAHAAERMQRLVGSPFFQKACEGLVIPTHMHEDVLVHEKVPVASYPYEWSFSMLKEAALGQLRFLRLCLENGFILKDGSAFNTLYHKGQMCFVDILSVDDYREGQIYEGYGQFCRHFLFPLFLEAKVGVSFQSFWRGTLDGVSLDDISACIGSRQPLSLDLLKHVRLQKWLSGMASKASNKKRSYAMPLPSLCRFVDGLMKTVMSLHPQKRSSMWSDYATCNTYEEADQKVKEGFLIKHAPPIQNKCVVDLGCNTGHYTCLLAPFAKRIIAVDYDACSIDRLYRRVQQDERLSSNVLPMVGHLMNPSPMMGWTLRERENQLDRLTSDAFLALALVHHLAITENVPLEMFVAFLRSVAPMGCVEWVSKEDPMVKTLLRNRRDIFDHYTWDHFRACLQTHFVIKDEATLNQGTRRLVWVEAKP is encoded by the coding sequence ATGAGTGTGGCCCTTTCTTTTCATCCCTCGTCTTTTAGAGACCCTGAGGGTCGCTTGTTTATAGATGGCCAGAACGTTAAAAGAAAGGTCTTTTCTGCGCATGCGGCTGAACGGATGCAGCGCTTAGTGGGTAGTCCGTTTTTTCAAAAGGCTTGTGAGGGTCTGGTGATTCCTACGCACATGCACGAGGATGTTCTTGTGCACGAAAAAGTGCCTGTGGCCTCCTATCCTTATGAGTGGTCTTTCTCTATGCTTAAAGAGGCAGCGTTAGGCCAGCTTCGTTTTCTTCGCCTATGTTTGGAAAATGGATTTATTCTCAAAGATGGCTCAGCCTTTAACACGTTGTACCACAAAGGGCAGATGTGCTTTGTGGACATTCTGTCTGTGGATGACTATCGAGAAGGTCAGATTTATGAGGGATATGGTCAGTTTTGTCGTCATTTTCTTTTTCCTCTTTTTCTTGAAGCCAAGGTGGGTGTTTCTTTTCAATCTTTTTGGCGTGGCACACTGGATGGGGTGTCTCTTGACGATATCTCTGCATGTATTGGTTCTAGACAGCCTCTCTCATTAGATCTGTTGAAGCATGTGCGTTTACAAAAGTGGCTATCGGGCATGGCAAGTAAAGCGTCAAACAAGAAGCGTTCTTATGCGATGCCCCTACCTTCCCTGTGTCGTTTTGTAGATGGCCTCATGAAAACAGTGATGTCTCTACACCCTCAAAAGAGGAGCTCTATGTGGTCTGATTATGCCACATGCAACACGTATGAAGAAGCTGACCAAAAGGTCAAAGAAGGTTTTCTTATCAAGCACGCTCCCCCTATCCAAAACAAATGTGTGGTGGACCTTGGTTGCAACACGGGCCATTATACATGTCTTCTGGCACCTTTTGCCAAACGCATCATTGCTGTGGATTATGATGCGTGTTCCATTGATCGTCTGTATAGGCGCGTGCAACAAGATGAAAGGCTGAGCAGTAACGTTTTGCCTATGGTCGGGCATTTAATGAACCCCTCACCGATGATGGGTTGGACATTGCGCGAACGGGAAAATCAACTTGACAGGCTCACATCCGATGCTTTTTTAGCCTTAGCCCTTGTACATCACCTGGCCATTACAGAAAATGTGCCTCTTGAGATGTTTGTGGCATTTCTGCGTAGCGTGGCGCCTATGGGGTGTGTGGAGTGGGTGTCTAAAGAAGATCCGATGGTGAAAACACTGCTTCGTAATCGCCGTGATATTTTTGATCATTACACATGGGATCATTTTCGAGCTTGCTTGCAGACACACTTTGTGATCAAGGATGAAGCGACCCTCAACCAAGGGACGCGACGCCTTGTGTGGGTTGAAGCCAAACCATGA
- a CDS encoding MATE family efflux transporter, with product MQPKRLTRFSPGSFLETAALVFPLMMSAFSFELIFGFNRLVLAHYSLDALNAASSVDIFCFTFQFSLVGLTTIAEVFAGQYFGARDYKKMPIAIWQMIWLSLFAGIVFVILGFTLGETLIPQDLLKEGLPYFRWMMSFAFLLPIITAVSSFFVAQGKTRAVFLASFFASVLNCLFSYTLVFGLAGWIPSFGAQGAAIATVLAGVFQFLFLFAAFLSPQNRATFHTHKPTWDFVHMKKCFSIGTPNAINYLVEMGGWSILIFFLSQKGKDYLTVRSWISFLFVFFGAFTQGLERGVIAIASNLLGSKGNLALLHKTLRSCAILITSIGGPMVVAVGAFIHMLTPLFFGHNLPSELMVSIAWATYGIGFFFLLDSMAWCTTGVLTSGGDTRFVMIMNATASWVCVAIPGMIWLTYFPSTPSSVWFYLSPLYGLVNLTGLFLRYYSGSWKKKLV from the coding sequence ATGCAGCCTAAACGACTGACACGTTTTTCTCCGGGAAGCTTTCTAGAAACAGCGGCGCTGGTCTTTCCACTCATGATGAGTGCTTTTTCTTTTGAACTGATCTTTGGGTTTAATCGACTTGTTCTTGCGCACTATTCTCTCGATGCCCTCAACGCAGCCTCTTCTGTGGACATTTTTTGCTTCACCTTTCAGTTTTCCCTTGTGGGTCTGACTACCATCGCTGAAGTGTTTGCGGGGCAATATTTTGGCGCCCGTGACTATAAAAAAATGCCTATTGCCATTTGGCAAATGATTTGGCTCTCCCTTTTTGCGGGCATTGTGTTTGTTATTCTAGGGTTCACATTAGGAGAAACGCTGATTCCTCAAGATCTCCTCAAAGAAGGATTGCCCTATTTTCGTTGGATGATGTCTTTTGCGTTTCTGCTGCCCATCATCACGGCTGTTTCTTCTTTCTTCGTGGCTCAAGGAAAAACACGGGCGGTGTTTTTGGCCTCCTTTTTTGCCAGTGTTTTGAACTGCCTGTTCTCTTATACCTTGGTCTTTGGCCTTGCGGGGTGGATTCCCTCTTTTGGCGCGCAAGGTGCAGCCATAGCCACGGTGCTTGCGGGTGTATTTCAATTCCTCTTTCTGTTTGCTGCTTTTCTTTCCCCTCAAAACCGCGCGACCTTTCACACCCACAAACCTACGTGGGATTTTGTGCATATGAAAAAATGTTTCTCTATAGGCACCCCCAACGCCATCAATTATCTTGTGGAAATGGGGGGATGGTCTATTCTTATTTTCTTCCTTTCGCAAAAGGGGAAAGATTACCTCACTGTCCGCAGTTGGATCAGCTTTTTATTTGTGTTTTTTGGCGCCTTCACGCAGGGGCTCGAGCGTGGCGTCATTGCCATTGCCAGTAATTTGCTGGGGTCCAAAGGCAACCTTGCTCTTTTGCATAAGACGCTCCGCTCATGCGCTATTCTGATCACATCTATAGGAGGACCTATGGTTGTGGCTGTGGGCGCCTTTATACACATGTTAACACCCCTGTTTTTTGGCCACAACCTTCCTTCAGAGCTAATGGTCTCTATTGCGTGGGCCACTTATGGCATTGGTTTTTTCTTTTTGCTCGACAGCATGGCATGGTGCACCACAGGTGTCTTAACCTCAGGAGGTGACACCCGTTTTGTCATGATCATGAACGCCACAGCTTCATGGGTGTGTGTTGCGATACCGGGCATGATTTGGCTGACCTACTTTCCCAGCACACCTTCTTCTGTGTGGTTTTATTTATCACCGCTTTATGGTCTTGTGAATCTGACCGGGCTCTTTCTTCGCTATTATTCAGGATCATGGAAGAAGAAATTAGTATAA